A window from Nocardioides mesophilus encodes these proteins:
- a CDS encoding VOC family protein yields the protein MTADVPAQFSIVTLGVADLARSARFYRELGWEQRGDLAQGITWFRTSGSWIGLFGYDALAEDVGTEAVPADELPDFRGITLAVNLGSEDAVDLAFARVHEAGGRIVKPATRAEWGGYSGYFADPDGHLWEIAYAPGFTLDEQGRLEIP from the coding sequence ATGACCGCTGACGTGCCCGCCCAGTTCTCCATCGTCACGCTCGGCGTCGCCGACCTCGCCCGCTCGGCCCGGTTCTACCGCGAGCTCGGCTGGGAGCAGCGCGGCGACCTGGCGCAGGGGATCACCTGGTTCAGGACCAGCGGCAGCTGGATCGGTCTGTTCGGCTACGACGCCCTGGCCGAGGACGTGGGCACCGAGGCGGTGCCCGCCGACGAGCTGCCCGACTTCCGTGGCATCACGCTCGCGGTCAACCTGGGCTCCGAGGACGCCGTGGACCTCGCCTTCGCCCGGGTCCACGAGGCCGGCGGCCGGATCGTGAAGCCGGCCACCCGCGCCGAGTGGGGTGGCTACTCCGGCTACTTCGCCGACCCCGACGGCCACCTGTGGGAGATCGCCTACGCCCCCGGCTTCACCCTCGACGAGCAGGGCCGCCTCGAGATCCCCTGA
- a CDS encoding L,D-transpeptidase family protein, whose product MVEARDQARDQAGRVRLLVGLLALLVLALSLTSAGGATASTSAAWTMKSPFSREVVRRGDADVDPYHIAHVRELQYRLKWRGLFAATPNGQFGPVTEAAVKAFQKRNHLAPTGVVGYRTWKPLIKRTVRGQADVPAGCKSAGWHACYDRSRHQVNLYHGGDLLNSWLVRGGGATTQTRKGSFVVYYRDIDHVSALYHAPMPYSQFFSGGQALHGSRLMMDPFVGHSHGCVNFWTEDARQLWNLTSTKKLYVRVYGAWS is encoded by the coding sequence GTGGTGGAGGCACGGGACCAGGCACGGGACCAGGCAGGGCGGGTCCGGCTCCTGGTCGGCCTCCTCGCGCTGCTGGTCCTGGCACTGTCGCTGACGAGCGCCGGAGGTGCGACAGCGAGCACCTCGGCGGCCTGGACGATGAAGAGCCCGTTCAGCCGGGAGGTCGTGCGACGCGGCGACGCGGACGTCGATCCGTACCACATCGCGCACGTCCGCGAGCTGCAGTACCGCCTGAAGTGGCGGGGGCTGTTCGCCGCGACGCCGAACGGCCAGTTCGGGCCGGTCACCGAGGCGGCGGTCAAGGCCTTCCAGAAGCGCAACCACCTCGCGCCGACGGGCGTGGTCGGCTACCGCACCTGGAAGCCGCTGATCAAGCGGACGGTGCGCGGTCAGGCCGACGTGCCCGCCGGCTGCAAGAGCGCCGGATGGCACGCCTGCTACGACCGGTCGCGGCACCAGGTGAACCTCTACCACGGCGGGGACCTGCTGAACTCCTGGCTGGTGCGCGGCGGCGGCGCCACGACACAGACCCGCAAGGGCAGCTTCGTCGTCTACTACCGCGACATCGACCACGTCAGCGCGCTCTACCACGCCCCGATGCCGTACTCGCAGTTCTTCTCCGGCGGCCAGGCCCTGCACGGGTCGCGGCTGATGATGGACCCGTTCGTCGGGCACAGCCACGGGTGCGTGAACTTCTGGACCGAGGACGCCCGCCAGCTGTGGAACCTCACCTCGACCAAGAAGCTCTACGTGCGGGTCTACGGCGCCTGGTCGTGA
- a CDS encoding zinc-dependent dehydrogenase → MKALRFYAPEDVRLEDVPEPECGPDEVKLKVKNCSTCGTDVKIFYNGHQNLTPPRTIGHEIAGEVVDVGGDVNSTYGSSWQVGDRAQVIAAVPCGECYECKKGWMAVCQNQTSVGYQYDGGFAEYMIVPREVLKVDGLNKIPENVGYDEASAAEPFACAINAQELLGIEPGDTVVVFGAGPIGCMHIRIARGVHQAGPVYLVDVNADRLKMSADAVQPEETIDGSQVDVVERVMELTGGRGADVIITATAANVTQEQAIAMAARNGRISFFGGLPKTDPTITCDSNVVHYRQLHIHGANGSAPEHNKRALEYISTGQVPVKDLITRHIPLEDVLDAFAIVKNGEAIKVTVEP, encoded by the coding sequence GTGAAGGCACTGCGCTTCTACGCCCCCGAGGACGTCCGGCTCGAGGACGTGCCCGAGCCCGAGTGCGGGCCTGACGAGGTCAAGCTCAAGGTCAAGAACTGCTCGACCTGCGGCACCGACGTCAAGATCTTCTACAACGGTCACCAGAACCTCACTCCCCCGCGCACCATCGGCCACGAGATCGCCGGCGAGGTGGTCGATGTCGGCGGGGACGTCAACTCCACCTACGGGTCGAGCTGGCAGGTGGGCGACCGCGCCCAGGTGATCGCGGCCGTGCCGTGCGGTGAGTGCTACGAGTGCAAGAAGGGCTGGATGGCGGTCTGCCAGAACCAGACCTCGGTCGGCTACCAGTACGACGGCGGCTTCGCGGAGTACATGATCGTCCCGCGCGAGGTGCTCAAGGTCGACGGCCTCAACAAGATCCCCGAGAACGTCGGGTACGACGAGGCGTCGGCGGCCGAGCCGTTCGCCTGCGCGATCAACGCCCAGGAGCTGCTCGGCATCGAGCCGGGCGACACCGTCGTGGTGTTCGGGGCGGGGCCGATCGGCTGCATGCACATCCGGATCGCGCGCGGCGTGCACCAGGCCGGCCCGGTCTACCTCGTCGACGTGAACGCCGACCGGCTGAAGATGTCGGCGGACGCGGTGCAGCCCGAGGAGACCATCGACGGTTCGCAGGTCGACGTCGTCGAGCGGGTCATGGAGCTCACCGGCGGCCGCGGGGCCGACGTGATCATCACCGCCACCGCCGCCAACGTGACGCAGGAGCAGGCCATCGCGATGGCCGCCCGCAACGGCCGGATCTCGTTCTTCGGCGGTCTGCCCAAGACCGACCCGACGATCACCTGCGACTCCAACGTGGTCCACTACCGGCAGCTGCACATCCACGGCGCGAACGGCTCGGCGCCCGAGCACAACAAGCGCGCGCTGGAGTACATCTCGACCGGACAGGTGCCGGTCAAGGACCTGATCACCCGGCACATCCCGCTCGAGGACGTCCTCGACGCGTTCGCGATCGTCAAGAACGGCGAGGCGATCAAGGTCACCGTCGAGCCCTGA
- a CDS encoding PTS mannitol transporter subunit IICBA encodes MSTTTETAPRAGARVRVQKFGTFLSNMVLPNIGAFIAWGLITALFIETGWVTLVGGWLGYDGGYGFVEKLGAWGSGADGSGIVGPMITYLLPLLIGYTGGRMTYDDNIRGGVVGAIATMGAITGASVPMFLGAMVMGPLGGWSMKKLDAMWAHKIRPGFEMLINNFSAGIWGGFLAIIGFVVAGPFVEAFSNLASKLVDTLVANNLLPLTSLFIEPAKILFLNNAINQGILTPLGTAEAQEAGKSILFLLEANPGPGLGLLLAFSVFGGGIAKASAPGAVVIQFVGGIHEIYFPYVLMKPVLVLAVIAGGMTGVATNVAFDSGLRSPASPGSIIAVWASAPPSSLLGVTVSVLAAAAVSFAVASFLLRIDPTRGEGDLAAATADMEARKGKASIASSTLAGAGARSSGHQGPIHSIVFACDAGMGSSAMGASVLRRKVQGAGFDDVTVVNKAISSLSDEWDLVVTHRDLTTRAEQRTGSALHVSVDNFMNSPRYDEIVELLRSTNAEEGQHAAASPAVPERAAAAGAGSGVATEQSVLAESAILLRGTATNRDEAITEAGELLVRCGAVEADYVPAMHEREKSVSTYMGNLLAIPHGTNEAKSGIHHTAISFVRYPDGLDWNGSQVEFVIGIAGAGDDHMKLLGPIAHTFLDESQVARLREAGTTGDVQAILGRLEP; translated from the coding sequence ATGTCTACTACCACGGAGACGGCGCCGCGCGCCGGCGCCCGCGTGCGCGTTCAGAAGTTCGGCACCTTCTTGTCGAACATGGTCCTGCCCAACATCGGTGCCTTCATCGCCTGGGGCCTGATCACCGCCCTGTTCATCGAGACGGGCTGGGTCACCCTCGTCGGCGGCTGGCTCGGCTACGACGGCGGCTACGGCTTCGTCGAGAAGCTCGGTGCCTGGGGCTCCGGTGCCGACGGCAGCGGCATCGTCGGACCGATGATCACCTACCTGCTGCCGCTGCTCATCGGCTACACCGGCGGCCGGATGACCTATGACGACAACATCCGTGGCGGCGTCGTCGGCGCGATCGCCACCATGGGCGCCATCACCGGCGCGAGCGTGCCGATGTTCCTCGGCGCGATGGTCATGGGGCCGCTCGGCGGCTGGTCGATGAAGAAGCTCGACGCCATGTGGGCGCACAAGATCCGGCCCGGCTTCGAGATGCTGATCAACAACTTCTCCGCCGGCATCTGGGGTGGCTTCCTGGCCATCATCGGCTTCGTGGTCGCCGGTCCGTTCGTGGAGGCGTTCAGCAACCTTGCCTCGAAGCTCGTCGACACCCTCGTCGCGAACAACCTGCTCCCGCTGACCTCGCTCTTCATCGAGCCGGCCAAGATCCTCTTCCTCAACAACGCGATCAACCAGGGCATCCTGACCCCGCTCGGCACCGCGGAGGCCCAGGAGGCCGGCAAGTCGATCCTCTTCCTGCTCGAGGCCAACCCCGGCCCCGGACTCGGGCTGCTGCTCGCGTTCTCCGTCTTCGGCGGCGGCATCGCCAAGGCGTCGGCCCCGGGCGCCGTGGTCATCCAGTTCGTCGGCGGCATCCACGAGATCTACTTCCCCTACGTGCTGATGAAGCCGGTCCTGGTGCTGGCCGTGATCGCCGGCGGCATGACCGGGGTCGCCACCAACGTCGCCTTCGACTCCGGGCTGCGCTCGCCGGCCTCGCCCGGCTCGATCATCGCGGTCTGGGCGTCGGCGCCGCCGAGCAGCCTGCTCGGGGTGACCGTGTCGGTGCTGGCGGCGGCGGCGGTCAGCTTCGCGGTGGCCTCGTTCCTGCTCAGGATCGACCCGACCCGCGGCGAGGGCGACCTGGCCGCGGCGACCGCCGACATGGAGGCCCGCAAGGGCAAGGCGTCGATCGCCTCCAGCACCCTCGCGGGTGCCGGTGCCCGGAGCTCGGGTCACCAGGGTCCGATCCACTCCATCGTCTTCGCCTGCGACGCCGGGATGGGCTCCTCCGCGATGGGCGCCTCGGTGCTGCGCCGCAAGGTGCAGGGCGCGGGCTTCGACGACGTCACCGTGGTGAACAAGGCGATCTCCAGCCTCTCCGACGAGTGGGACCTCGTGGTGACCCACCGCGACCTGACCACCCGTGCGGAGCAGCGCACCGGGTCCGCCCTGCACGTGTCGGTGGACAACTTCATGAACAGCCCGCGCTACGACGAGATCGTGGAGCTGCTGCGCAGCACGAACGCCGAGGAGGGCCAGCACGCAGCCGCCTCCCCGGCTGTCCCCGAGCGGGCAGCCGCGGCGGGTGCCGGGTCCGGGGTGGCCACCGAGCAGTCGGTGCTGGCCGAGAGTGCGATCCTGCTCCGGGGGACGGCGACCAACCGTGACGAGGCCATCACCGAGGCGGGCGAGCTGCTGGTGCGCTGCGGGGCGGTCGAGGCCGACTACGTGCCCGCGATGCACGAGCGGGAGAAGTCCGTGTCCACCTACATGGGCAACCTGCTCGCCATCCCGCACGGCACCAACGAGGCGAAGTCGGGGATCCACCACACCGCGATCTCGTTCGTGCGCTACCCCGACGGCCTGGACTGGAACGGTTCGCAGGTGGAGTTCGTCATCGGCATCGCCGGTGCCGGCGACGACCACATGAAGCTGCTCGGGCCGATCGCGCACACCTTCCTCGACGAGTCCCAGGTGGCTCGGCTGCGCGAGGCCGGCACGACGGGAGACGTCCAGGCGATCCTCGGTCGCCTCGAGCCCTGA
- a CDS encoding AzlD domain-containing protein, translating into MIWAAVLSTAAGCYLLKLAGLSVPRAVLDRPLVARVADLMPVALLSALVAVQVLASGATLVLDARLVGLAVAVVALLLRAPFLVVVVLAAVAAALVRLL; encoded by the coding sequence GTGATCTGGGCGGCGGTGCTGTCGACCGCGGCGGGCTGCTACCTGCTCAAGCTCGCCGGCCTCTCCGTCCCGCGCGCGGTCCTGGACCGTCCGCTGGTGGCCCGGGTCGCCGACCTGATGCCGGTGGCGCTGCTCTCCGCCCTGGTCGCCGTCCAGGTGCTCGCCTCCGGAGCGACGCTGGTGCTCGACGCCCGGCTGGTCGGCCTGGCGGTGGCCGTCGTGGCCCTGCTCCTGCGGGCGCCGTTCCTGGTGGTGGTGGTCCTCGCCGCCGTCGCGGCTGCGCTCGTCCGGCTGCTCTGA
- a CDS encoding AzlC family ABC transporter permease, with protein MPSDDLPAAERNGILRDALAVGAATGAYGISFGAVGVAAGLSVLQTCLLSLLVFTGASQFALVGVIAAGGAPLSGAATALMLGTRNTLYGLRLAPALGWSGWRRAAAAHLVIDESTAMAVNREGRAAVRTGFLGTGVAVFVLWNLATFGGALAGEALGDPRAYGLDAAVGAAFLALLWPRLGVREHQVVAVLAVAVALVLVPSTAAGVPVLASAGVALLAGVLSVRRSGEPS; from the coding sequence GTGCCCTCCGACGACCTGCCCGCCGCCGAACGCAACGGCATCCTGCGTGACGCGCTCGCCGTCGGCGCCGCCACCGGCGCCTACGGCATCTCCTTCGGAGCGGTCGGCGTCGCCGCGGGCCTGAGCGTGCTGCAGACCTGCCTGCTCTCCCTGCTGGTCTTCACCGGCGCCTCGCAGTTCGCGCTCGTCGGCGTGATCGCCGCAGGGGGTGCGCCCCTGTCCGGGGCGGCCACGGCGTTGATGCTGGGCACCCGCAACACCCTCTACGGCCTCCGCCTGGCACCGGCGCTGGGCTGGTCCGGCTGGCGACGCGCGGCGGCCGCGCACCTGGTGATCGACGAGTCGACCGCGATGGCGGTCAACCGCGAGGGTCGGGCGGCCGTGCGCACCGGCTTCCTCGGCACCGGCGTCGCCGTCTTCGTGCTCTGGAACCTGGCCACCTTCGGCGGGGCGCTGGCCGGCGAGGCGCTCGGCGACCCGCGGGCCTACGGGCTCGACGCGGCGGTCGGTGCGGCGTTCCTGGCGCTGCTGTGGCCCCGGCTGGGAGTACGGGAGCACCAGGTCGTGGCCGTGCTCGCCGTCGCCGTCGCGCTCGTCCTGGTCCCGTCCACCGCGGCCGGCGTCCCGGTGCTGGCCTCGGCCGGGGTGGCGCTGCTGGCCGGCGTCCTCTCGGTACGCCGGAGCGGGGAGCCGTCGTGA
- a CDS encoding GNAT family N-acetyltransferase: MSNPSADVSVRVAWGEDAAAIAAVQVKAWRSEYAATLPAEVLASMDPADFAAAWEASLARPKDARNRVLVALERATVRGFAVTGPASDPDTDPVADGEILELSVDPDHTRQGHGSRLVQACAETLRADRFERAVTWLPSTDDVRRGFLAEAGWAPDGAHRELDLTGDGSVRVKQVRLHTDLSGLDASQV; this comes from the coding sequence ATGAGCAACCCCTCCGCCGACGTCTCCGTCCGGGTCGCCTGGGGCGAGGACGCCGCCGCGATCGCCGCCGTGCAGGTCAAGGCCTGGCGCAGCGAGTACGCCGCGACCCTGCCCGCCGAGGTGCTCGCGTCGATGGACCCGGCCGACTTCGCCGCCGCCTGGGAGGCGTCGCTGGCCCGTCCCAAGGACGCGCGCAACAGGGTGCTGGTGGCGCTCGAGCGCGCGACCGTCCGCGGGTTCGCGGTGACCGGCCCCGCCTCCGACCCGGACACCGACCCGGTGGCTGACGGCGAGATCCTCGAGCTCAGCGTGGACCCCGACCACACCCGTCAGGGCCACGGCTCCCGGCTGGTCCAGGCGTGCGCCGAGACGCTGCGCGCCGACCGCTTCGAGCGCGCCGTCACCTGGCTGCCCAGCACCGACGACGTACGACGAGGCTTCCTGGCCGAGGCCGGGTGGGCGCCGGACGGCGCGCACCGGGAGCTGGACCTCACCGGGGACGGCAGCGTGCGGGTCAAGCAGGTGCGGCTGCACACCGACCTGAGCGGGCTCGACGCCTCGCAGGTTTGA
- the paaA gene encoding 1,2-phenylacetyl-CoA epoxidase subunit PaaA, translated as MYGNDFTAPGTQTATASAAEPDLEDFQRIIDADSRVEPRDRMPEGYRKTLVRQIAQHAHSEIIGMQPEGAWISRAPSLRRKAILMAKVQDEAGHGLYLYAAAETLGADRAELLDMLHDGRQKYSSIFNYPTLTWADIGTIGWLVDGAAIVNQVPLCRCSYGPYARAMIRVCKEESFHQRQGFEILHTLSHGTEAQKAMAQDAVDRWWWPSLMMFGPSDDQSPNSAQSMAWGIKRFSNDELRQRFVDMTVPQAEALGLTLPDPDLAWNEERGHYDFGEIDFSELFEVIKGNGPCNAERMAHRVRAHEQGAWARDAAVAYADKHAARRAEAVA; from the coding sequence ATGTACGGCAACGACTTCACCGCACCCGGGACCCAGACCGCCACGGCGTCGGCGGCGGAGCCGGACCTCGAGGACTTCCAGCGGATCATCGACGCCGACAGCCGGGTCGAGCCGCGCGACCGGATGCCGGAGGGCTACCGCAAGACGCTCGTGCGACAGATCGCGCAGCACGCGCACAGCGAGATCATCGGCATGCAGCCCGAGGGGGCCTGGATCTCCCGGGCGCCCAGCCTGCGGCGCAAGGCGATCCTGATGGCGAAGGTGCAGGACGAGGCCGGCCACGGGCTCTACCTGTACGCCGCGGCCGAGACGCTCGGCGCGGACCGGGCCGAGCTGCTGGACATGCTGCACGACGGCCGGCAGAAGTACTCCTCGATCTTCAACTACCCGACGCTGACCTGGGCCGACATCGGCACCATCGGCTGGCTCGTCGACGGCGCCGCGATCGTCAACCAGGTGCCGCTGTGCCGGTGCTCCTACGGGCCCTACGCCCGCGCGATGATCCGGGTCTGCAAGGAGGAGTCGTTCCACCAGCGGCAGGGCTTCGAGATCCTGCACACGCTCTCGCACGGCACCGAGGCCCAGAAGGCGATGGCGCAGGACGCTGTCGACAGGTGGTGGTGGCCGAGCCTGATGATGTTCGGCCCCTCCGACGACCAGTCGCCGAACAGCGCGCAGTCGATGGCCTGGGGCATCAAGAGGTTCAGCAACGACGAGCTGCGGCAGCGCTTCGTGGACATGACCGTCCCGCAGGCCGAGGCGCTCGGACTGACCCTGCCCGACCCCGACCTCGCCTGGAACGAGGAGCGCGGCCACTACGACTTCGGCGAGATCGACTTCAGCGAGCTCTTCGAGGTGATCAAGGGCAACGGCCCCTGCAACGCCGAGCGGATGGCGCACCGGGTCCGCGCCCACGAGCAGGGCGCCTGGGCGCGTGACGCCGCGGTCGCCTATGCCGACAAGCACGCCGCCCGCCGGGCGGAGGCCGTGGCATGA
- the paaB gene encoding 1,2-phenylacetyl-CoA epoxidase subunit PaaB produces MSEQPPSPGRREWPLWEVFVRSRRGLNHVHVGSLHASDAEMALRNARDVYTRRQEGVSIWVVPAAEITATSPDEKDSFFEPAGDKVYRHPTFYHVPDGVEHL; encoded by the coding sequence ATGAGTGAGCAGCCCCCGTCCCCGGGCCGCCGCGAGTGGCCGTTGTGGGAGGTGTTCGTGCGCAGCCGCCGCGGGCTCAACCACGTCCACGTCGGCTCGCTGCACGCCTCCGACGCCGAGATGGCGCTGCGCAACGCCCGCGACGTCTACACCCGCCGGCAGGAGGGCGTCTCGATCTGGGTGGTGCCCGCCGCGGAGATCACCGCCACCAGCCCCGACGAGAAGGACTCGTTCTTCGAGCCCGCCGGCGACAAGGTCTACCGGCACCCGACCTTCTACCACGTCCCGGACGGGGTGGAGCACCTGTGA
- the paaC gene encoding 1,2-phenylacetyl-CoA epoxidase subunit PaaC translates to MSTAPAAASPVAGYAIALGDDALVAAQRLGEWIAAAPQIEEDVALGNIALDLLGQARSLLSYAGSLLEPPRSEDDLAYWRDAGELRNVQLVERPWTLDPAADPEDRDFGVAVVRLLLLATYQHELYRRLQDGADPTLAAVAAKAVKEVDYHRDHATLWVLRLGDGTEESHRRVQHALDAEWPYLEELFAPLPDDLSDLVGARVAVDPAELREPVTASLTAVLAEATLIVPHDPGHAVGAGRRGEHTPALHRLLEDLQVVARAHPGATW, encoded by the coding sequence GTGAGCACGGCACCGGCGGCCGCCTCCCCGGTGGCCGGCTACGCGATCGCCCTGGGCGACGACGCGCTCGTCGCGGCGCAGCGCCTGGGGGAGTGGATCGCCGCCGCGCCGCAGATCGAGGAGGACGTGGCGCTGGGCAACATCGCACTGGACCTGCTCGGGCAGGCCCGGTCGCTGCTGAGCTACGCCGGGTCGCTGCTCGAGCCGCCGCGCTCGGAGGACGACCTGGCCTACTGGCGCGACGCCGGCGAGCTGCGCAACGTCCAGCTCGTGGAGCGGCCGTGGACCCTCGACCCGGCCGCGGACCCGGAGGACCGGGACTTCGGGGTCGCCGTGGTCCGGCTGCTGCTGCTCGCGACGTACCAGCACGAGCTCTACCGACGGCTGCAGGACGGCGCCGACCCGACCCTGGCCGCGGTGGCCGCCAAGGCGGTCAAGGAGGTCGACTACCACCGCGACCACGCCACCTTGTGGGTGCTGCGGCTCGGCGACGGCACCGAGGAGTCGCACCGGCGGGTGCAGCACGCGCTGGACGCCGAGTGGCCCTACCTCGAGGAGCTGTTCGCGCCGCTGCCCGACGATCTCTCCGACCTGGTCGGGGCGCGGGTCGCGGTCGACCCCGCCGAGCTGCGCGAGCCGGTGACGGCCTCGCTGACCGCGGTGCTGGCCGAGGCGACGCTTATCGTGCCCCACGACCCGGGCCATGCGGTGGGTGCCGGCCGCCGCGGCGAGCACACCCCGGCGCTGCACCGGCTCCTCGAGGACCTGCAGGTCGTGGCCCGTGCCCACCCGGGGGCGACGTGGTGA
- the paaD gene encoding 1,2-phenylacetyl-CoA epoxidase subunit PaaD, which produces MTTLARQDAWTIAAGVADPEIPVVSIEDLGILREVRVGPDGHVQVVITPTYSGCPAMEAIRADVLAAFERAGHTDVEVQLVLAPAWTTDWITETGRRRLEEFGIAPPVRGAAAGREGSAPVSLTLAVRCPQCGSPETRELSHFGSTACKSLWVCTACKEPFDHFKPL; this is translated from the coding sequence GTGACCACGCTCGCCCGCCAGGACGCCTGGACGATCGCGGCCGGGGTCGCGGACCCCGAGATCCCGGTCGTCTCGATCGAGGACCTCGGCATCCTGCGCGAGGTCCGGGTCGGCCCGGACGGCCACGTGCAGGTGGTCATCACGCCGACGTACTCCGGCTGCCCGGCGATGGAGGCGATCCGCGCCGACGTGCTCGCCGCCTTCGAGCGCGCCGGCCACACCGACGTCGAGGTGCAGCTGGTGCTGGCCCCGGCCTGGACCACCGACTGGATCACCGAGACCGGCCGCCGCCGGCTCGAGGAGTTCGGGATCGCGCCGCCGGTGCGTGGTGCCGCCGCGGGCCGGGAGGGGAGCGCGCCGGTGTCGCTGACGCTGGCCGTCCGGTGCCCGCAGTGCGGCTCCCCGGAGACCCGCGAGCTGAGCCACTTCGGCTCGACCGCCTGCAAGTCGCTGTGGGTGTGCACCGCCTGCAAGGAGCCCTTCGACCACTTCAAGCCCCTCTAG
- the paaE gene encoding 1,2-phenylacetyl-CoA epoxidase subunit PaaE, translated as MSTRHSVFHPLTVASVEPVTEDAVAITFDVPEELREDYAFTQGQHLTIRTELAGDDVRRNYSICAPATSGRLRVAVKRLPGGAFSEHALEVLEPGDVLDVMTPSGRFFTELDPANRKHYVCVAAGSGITPILSIMTTTLEVEPESTVTLVYANRTHATVMFLDEVEDLKNRYPERFQLFHVLSREPQEVELLSGRLDRERMSRLLDTLIPVEDADEWFLCGPYLMVADLRRLLVESGVSKRSVHAEVFHVESAPPARRTTPGSDGSATGAEVTVTLDGRRSTFRLAPDGPAVLDAALAVRSDAPFACKGGVCGTCRAKVVEGTVEMDTNWALEPDEVEKGYVLTCQSHPTSDRVELDYDA; from the coding sequence GTGAGCACCCGCCACTCCGTCTTCCACCCGTTGACGGTCGCCAGCGTCGAGCCGGTCACCGAGGACGCGGTCGCCATCACCTTCGACGTGCCCGAGGAGCTGCGCGAGGACTACGCCTTCACCCAGGGCCAGCACCTCACCATCCGCACCGAGCTCGCCGGCGACGACGTGCGCCGCAACTACTCGATCTGCGCGCCGGCGACCTCGGGCCGGCTGCGGGTCGCGGTGAAGCGGCTCCCCGGAGGCGCGTTCTCCGAGCACGCGCTCGAGGTGCTCGAGCCCGGCGACGTCCTCGACGTGATGACTCCGAGCGGCCGGTTCTTCACCGAGCTCGACCCCGCGAACCGCAAGCACTACGTCTGCGTCGCGGCCGGCTCGGGGATCACGCCGATCCTCTCGATCATGACCACCACGCTGGAGGTGGAGCCGGAGTCCACCGTGACGCTGGTCTACGCGAACCGCACCCACGCCACGGTGATGTTCCTCGACGAGGTCGAGGACCTGAAGAACCGCTACCCGGAGCGGTTCCAGCTCTTCCACGTGCTCTCCCGCGAGCCGCAGGAGGTCGAGCTGCTGTCCGGGCGGCTGGACCGGGAGCGGATGAGCCGGCTGCTGGACACCCTGATCCCGGTGGAGGACGCCGACGAGTGGTTCCTGTGCGGTCCCTACCTGATGGTCGCGGACCTGAGACGGCTGCTGGTCGAGTCCGGGGTCTCCAAGCGCTCCGTGCACGCCGAGGTCTTCCACGTCGAGTCCGCACCCCCGGCCCGTCGTACGACGCCCGGGTCCGACGGCAGCGCCACCGGAGCCGAGGTCACCGTGACGCTCGACGGCAGGCGCTCGACGTTCCGGCTGGCCCCCGACGGCCCGGCCGTCCTCGACGCCGCCCTGGCGGTGCGCTCCGACGCGCCGTTCGCCTGCAAGGGCGGCGTCTGCGGTACCTGCCGCGCCAAGGTGGTCGAGGGCACGGTGGAGATGGACACCAACTGGGCGCTGGAGCCCGACGAGGTGGAGAAGGGCTACGTGCTCACCTGCCAGTCCCACCCGACCTCGGACCGCGTCGAGCTCGACTACGACGCCTGA
- a CDS encoding L-threonylcarbamoyladenylate synthase: MATYLDVHPANPQPRAIAQVVRIMREDGVVAYPTDSGFALGCRLGNADGLVRMRQIRGLDDKHHFTLLCKDFAQLGQLVQMPNAVFRSVKSLTPGCYTFILTATAEVPRRLLHPKKRTVGVRIPDHKVALAMLAEMGEPIVTTTLLMPGETEPMTEGWEIKELLDHQVDAVIDSGDVGREPTTVVDFSSGAPEIVRRGAGDTSPLE, translated from the coding sequence ATGGCCACGTACCTCGACGTCCATCCGGCGAACCCGCAGCCCCGCGCGATCGCGCAGGTGGTGCGGATCATGCGCGAGGACGGGGTGGTGGCCTATCCCACCGACTCGGGCTTCGCGCTCGGCTGCCGGCTCGGCAACGCCGACGGGCTGGTCCGGATGCGCCAGATCCGCGGCCTCGACGACAAGCACCACTTCACGCTGCTGTGCAAGGACTTCGCGCAGCTCGGTCAGCTGGTGCAGATGCCGAACGCCGTGTTCCGCAGCGTCAAGTCGCTCACCCCGGGCTGCTACACGTTCATCCTCACCGCGACCGCCGAGGTGCCCCGCAGGTTGCTGCACCCGAAGAAGCGCACGGTCGGGGTGCGGATCCCCGACCACAAGGTCGCCCTGGCGATGCTGGCGGAGATGGGCGAGCCGATCGTGACCACGACGCTGCTGATGCCCGGAGAGACCGAGCCGATGACCGAGGGCTGGGAGATCAAGGAGCTGCTCGACCACCAGGTCGACGCGGTGATCGACTCCGGCGACGTGGGCCGGGAGCCGACCACGGTCGTGGACTTCTCCTCCGGCGCGCCGGAGATCGTCCGCCGGGGTGCCGGGGACACCTCGCCGCTGGAGTGA